The nucleotide sequence CCAGATTTCCTCGGACCAGCGTAAGCCCTCGGAATGTCAAAGCAAGTTGAACGATCCGGTAATGCTACCCAGATACACAGTTCGAGAAAGCCGTAAGGCAAAACATGTTTCCCTCAAAATTTCGGTTTCAGGCAACTTAGAAGTTATTGTTCCCCATGGCTTTGACCAGAAACACATTCCAGCCATTGTGAAACGTAAACAGCGCTGGATTGAACGGGTTACCCGGCGAATGGAAGACCGGCAGGCACTGGTAGGGCTGGAAACTACCAGTGCTCTGCCAGTGCAAGTTGCTTTAAGGGCGATCGCCGAGACCTGGCAGGTTGAATATCACCCCACCCCAATTCCTGGCATTAGAATTGTTGAACAGCCCCACTGCAAACTGGTTCTATCAGGCAACACTGGCGATCAGGAAATC is from Leptothermofonsia sichuanensis E412 and encodes:
- a CDS encoding M48 family metallopeptidase, yielding MLPRYTVRESRKAKHVSLKISVSGNLEVIVPHGFDQKHIPAIVKRKQRWIERVTRRMEDRQALVGLETTSALPVQVALRAIAETWQVEYHPTPIPGIRIVEQPHCKLVLSGNTGDQEICKVALQRWVSRKAQFHLFPWLHAVSQELDLPFGRALIRKQKTRWGSCSSAKTISLNCKLLFLPSPLVRYVFIHELCHTVHLNHSPRFWALVGSYESDYQQLDSSLRDARAYVPLWMEE